The window CGCGTACAAGGTCACCGTCTCGGTCCGCGACAACGCCGGCCGTGACAGCGGACCCGGCAAGGCCGCGTCCTTCCGTACGACCGGTGGTGGCGGCGGCGCGACCACCCCGGGCACCCGCTACGTGCTCGGCAACGGCAGCACCGGCATGGCCGCGGAGCTGTGGGGCGGCCGCACCGCCGACGGCACGGTCCTCGTCGGTGGCCGCACCAACGGCTACGCCCAGCAGCAGTGGTACTTCGACGACGCGGGCAACGGCCAGGTACGCATCCGGTCCGCGGCCTCCGGCAAGTGCCTCCAGCCGGGCAGCACCCCCGCCGCGGGCATGTGGGTCGCACAGCAGCCTTGTGCCAACGGCGCCGGCGCTCAGGCCTGGAAGCTGACGTCGCGCGGTGGCACGGTGACCGTGACGGACCCGAGCGGCGGCTTCGCCCTCACCGTCAGCAACCGCCCCTACTACGGGAACTGGCTGCTCGACCTCCAGCGTGCGGACGGCCGCCCGGCGCAGGCCTGGACCCTCCAGAAGTCCGGCTGATCACCGCCACGGCGCAGCACACCTGACGCCCTGACGGCGTGAACCCACCCCGACGGACGGCCGCACCGCGCGGCCGTCCGTCGGCACCCCTCATCTCGACCGGAGCACCCCGACGATGCGCATACGAATCGTTTTCTCGGCCGCCCTGGCCGCACTCGGCCTCATGTTCCTGCTCCCCGCCACGGCCCACGCCCACGGTGACACCCTGAAGGTGGTGGTGACGGGACAGCGCAACGGTCACGTCACCGCCGACGTCACCTGGGAGAACGACGGGGATGCCGTCGAGGAGGCCGTCGCCGCCACCGTGAACGCGGTGAGTGCCGACGGCTCCCGGACCTTGGGGCCCTGGCGTCTGGTCCGCGATCCCGGCGCGGCGCCCGCGGGCTGGACAACGGCCGAGGCGCTGCCGCCGGGTAACTGGAAGGTCGGTGTCGACGTGGGCTTCCCGGCCCTGGGACACGGTGAACTCGAGGTGGGCGTGCCTGTGGTGGACCCGGCGCCCGGCACCCCGGCTCCGGTCGGCTCTTCGCCGGCCGCCGTCGCCCCGTCCGCCGCGGCGCCGGATCCGTCGGGGGCCTCCCCCGCCTCGGCCCCGGCCGCGTCCTCGGCGCAGGCCCCGGACGCCGCTGCCGGCACCGAGGGATACGCCCTGTGGTGGACGACGGCAGGTGTCGCGGTGACCGCCGTCGCCGGTGCGGCCGTGGGTCTCCTGCTGCGCCGCCGTCGCCGCGTGCGGCTGGACCGGCTCGGCTAGGTCGTCTCTTTCGGATCTTGTCGGTCGGGCCCGCGTTGTCCGGTGCCGTGCATCGCAAGGCGGAGGAGCGCCGTTGTACTGGACGTACTGCGGTGCTCCGACAACGCGGCGAGGTGCGGTGCCGGGCGACGCGGGCCCGGCAAGATCCGAAAGAGACGACCTAGGCCGTCCCAGGGGGTGTCCTGCCGATCACGCCGGGCTCGCGGGCTTATCGGCAGGACACCTCCTAGGCCAGGGCGGTCGTGACCGCCCGTGCGAAGTGCTCCAACCCCTGCGGGTTGATGCACAGGAACAGATTCGGCTCGATGAGTTCCAGCTCCATGACCACGGGTTCCCGGTCCTCGTTCAACGCGAGGTCCACCCGGGCGAACAACAGGTCGCCCGGGTCGGGGACCGCGTCCAGCGCCGCCCGCGCCGTGCGGAGCTCGGCCTCGGAGGGCTCGTAGGGGACGGCCCCGGGGTGCGGCACCCTGAAGTTGTCGATCAGCCCCGCCTCCGTCAGCAGGGGGCGCTTGCGGATCGCGTGGCTGAAGGTGCCGCCGAAGAAGACCAGGGCCCGCTCCCCCTCCTCCACGAGCGGCAGGTACGGCTGGACCATCGCGGTGCGCCCCTGGTCCAGCAGCATGCGGGCATGATGCTCGGCGTCCGCCCGGCGGCCGGGCTCGTAGCGCGCGGTGTCCCGTGCGCCCGAGGAGACCGCGGGCTTGACCACCACTCCGTGCGGCCCCTCGAAGTCCGCCGCGTCGCAGCTCCCGCCCGGTTCGAGGAAGCGGGTCGGTACGACGTGGACCCCACGCCCGGCGAGCTCCAGCAGATAGCGCTTGTCGCTGTTCCAGCGCACCAGCGGCGCAGGATTCCGGAGCCGGGTGACCTCGGCCGTCGCATCGGCCCAGGCCAGGAACTCCGCCAGGCGGTCCACGTAGTCCCAGGTCGACCGGATGACCGCCAGGTCGTATCCGTCCCATTCCGGCTCGTCCGCGTCCCAGGCGACCGCCTGCGCCGACAGGCCCGCGCCCTGCAGAGCCGTCAGGATCAGCGGGAGATCCGCGTCCTGGCCGGCGCCGCCCGCGCTCGTCACGACCGCGATCCTTGCCTCACCCATAAGCGTCTCCCGTCCTGACGTCCTGCGCCGCCCTGCGCGTCCGCGGCCAGGACGATCACTCTTCCACACCCGCTCCGCAGGGAACCCTGCGGCCGGATCATGCGTCGTACGGGTCGCGGAACGCGGGGCGACGGACGCTCCGAGGCAGACGGGTGGGGCTCCGGTGGTGGACGTGGCGGGAAGCGGTGCGCAGCGCACTGCCCGGTGGCGCTGGGGCACGGACGCCCGGGGCCGTACGTCCTGGACGCGCGGTCGCCCACTCGCGGCGCTCGCCGTACTGACCGCCGGCCTGCTGGTGTTCCACTCCGCCGTACCCAATGCCGCGGGCCGCCCGGGCAGTGCGCTGGAGACCTTCCTGCCCTGGCTGGGCCTCGCCGTCCCGGTCCTGGTCGTGGCGGCGCTGGTACGCCGCTCGGTCACCGCGCTCGTGGCCGTGCTGCTGCCCGCGGTGGCGTGGGCCGGCCTCTTCGGCGGCCTGCTCCTGCCGGCGGACGGCGGCCCGCACGACCTCATGGCGCTCCAGCACAACGTGAGTGACGAGAACCCCGACCCCACGGGCACCGCGCGTGCCCTGGCCGGGGCCGGGCCGGATCTGATCGCCCTGGAGGAGCTGACGCCCTCCGCGCTGCCGGCCTACGAGGCGGCGCTGGCACCCGCGTACCCGTACCACGCGGTCGAGGGCACGGTCGGCCTCTGGTCGAAGCACCCGCTCACCGATGTCCGCCGCGTGGACATCAAGCCCCGGAGCATCGGGGAGGGCTGGAACCGCGGCCTGCGCTGCGGTGTCCGCACGCCACGGGGCGAGATCGCGGTGTACGTGGCGCACCTGCCCTCGGTACGCATGCGGGCGAACGGTTTCGGCTCCGGCCCGCGCGACGAGAGCGCACGGTTGCTGGGCGCGGCCGTCGCCGCCGAGGAGGTGGACCGGGTGATCCTGCTGGGTGACCTCAACGGCACGGTGGACGACCGTGGACTCGCCCCGCTGGCCTCCCGGTTGAGCGCGCCGCGGCGGGGGCTCGCCCTCAGCTGGCCGGCCGCCGTCCCGGTCGCCCGGATCGACCAGGTCCTGACCCGTTCGGCGACCGCCGCCGAGGTCTGGACCCTGCCGGCCACCGGCAGCGATCACCTGCCGGTCGCCGCCCGCATCAGGCTCGACGCCTCATAGCCGGATGGCGATCTTCCCTCGTACGTGGCCGTCCCTGAGGTAGCGGATCGCGTCGGGGACCTCGGCCAGCGGGTAGGTCCGGTCGATGGCGGGGGTCACCGAACCGGCTTCGATGAGCTCCGTGAGGGCTTCGAGGTCGTGGTGGCGCACCACGGTGCCGAGCGGGCGGAGCCGGTGGCCGACGAAGGGCGACAGCAGGAGCGCGCCCAGCTGCCGCTCGTTGCCGCCGATCCAGTTGCCGCCGCCTTCCCCGCCCACGATGACGAGGGTCCCGCGGGGAGTCAGGGCGCGGCGCAGCCGGGTGAGGGGGCGGTTGCCGGCGATGTCCAGGATGACGTCGTAGCGGCGGCTGCCGTTCACGGGGTCCTCCTGCGCGTAGTCGAGGACTTCGTCGGCGCCCAGGGAGCGGACCAGGTCGGCCTTGCCGGCACTGCAGACTCCGGTGACGCGGGCTCCGTAGGCCTTGGCCACCTGAACGGCGAAGCTGCCCACGCCGCCCGAGGCGCCGAGTATGAGGACGCTCTGACCGGGCGTGACCCGGCCGCTGTCCCGTACGGCATTGAGGGCGGTGCATCCGGAGACGGGCACGGTTGCGGCCTGTTCGAAGCTGAGGCCGGGCGGCTTGGGGGCCAGCGTGCTCTCCTTGGCGCAGGCGTACTCGGCGAACGACCCGGAGCAGTTGCCGTACACCTCGTCGCCGGGCCGGAAGCGGGTGACGTCCGCACCGACGGCTTCCACCACCCCCGCGACGTCCATGCCCCGCACCCGCGTCCTGGGTCTGCGCAGGCCGGTCACGGCCCGGACGGCGTAGGGCATGCCCGCCATGAGGTGCCAGACGCCCTGGTCGACGGCGGCGGCGCGCACGCGTACGAGGACCTCACCCCGGCCGGGTGCCGGCCGGTCCACTTCTTCCATCCGCAGCACCGAGGGCGGTCCGTAGACGTCCTGGACGATGGCCTTCATGAGTCGTCTCCTTCGGTGGTGGTGTACTGGAACACGCTGTCGAGCGGTACGGAGAACACGCGGGCGATCTCGAACGCCTTCTCCAGGGAGGGCGAGTAGCGGCCCTGCTCGATGGCGATGACGGTCTGACGGGTCACACCGATCCGGCGGGCGAGCTCGGCCTGGGTCATCTCGCCGTTGGCGAAGCGCAGGGCCCGGATGGTGTTGGTGACCCTGGTGGGCCTCACCACGGTTGGAAGCCGAACCGGTACGAGACGATCTTCGCCGTGGAGGCGAGCAGCGCCGACAGGACGAAGCCGAGGAAGATCGCGTTGGCGATCCAGAACTGGTCCGCCTCGGCCATCGCCAGGAGGAGCCCGGCCACGGCCCCGATCACGACGAAGGACTGTCCGATGTGGTCACCGAACCGGTGGATCTCCCGGTCGCGCTGGTCCTTGACCTTGCCCTCCTCGGGCGACACCAGCGTCACGATGATGTGGAGCGCGATGGAGGCGGCGATCGCCGCGCCGACCGTCCAGAGCAGTGCGGTCTCGTACGGCTGCTGAGCCAGCGGCCCGCTCCCGGAACCGGACCCGCCGAGGACGACCGCCAGGTACACCCCGTACGACACCAGCGTGACCACGATCATGATCCACGCACGTTTTTCCTCGACTGCCACGACCGCTCCCATGTAAAGAAAACCAGACATGGGCAGTGTCAAGGAATCAGGACACCGTGTCAATATTTCTTTACCTCGCCAGGCCGCGTGCAGGATTCGCCGGACAACGCCGGGAGGGCGGCGGGAGGGTTGGCAGGAGGCTGGCGGGAGGGTCTGCGGGAGGCCGGGGACCTCAGGCGGAGGGCGCGTCCAGGAGTTCGGGGCCGTTGTTGCGCACGTTGTTGACCGCGGTCGACACGGCGCGCACGTCGAGCCGGCCGCCCGCGGGAGCGGCGAGCAGGGCGCGCAGTTCGCCGGGGTCCTGGTGGGACGGGTCGAGCCAGGCCTCGTAGTCCGCCGGGGTGAGGGCCAGCGGCATACGGGGGTGGACGCGGCCGGCCGCGTCGGTGGCCTCGGTGGTGATGATGGTGCAGGTCGCCCACCAGGCCGCCGGATCGTCGTCGTCGGTGACGGCGGGGTCGCGCCAGAACTCGTAGAGCCCGGCCATCGCCATCACCTCGCCGTCCTCGGGACGGATGAAGTACGGCTGCTTGTACGCCTTCGCGGATCCGGAGGCGGGGACCGGCTCCCATTCGTAGAACCCGTCGGCGGGCAGCAGGCACCGGCGCTTGGCGAACGCGCGCCGGTAGGCGGGCTTCTCGTGCACCGTCTCCACCCGGGCGTTGATCATCTTCGCGCCGCCGGACAGGCTCTTCGACCACGAGGGCACCAGCCCCCACCGCAGGGGGCGCAGCCGCCGCTCCAGCAACCCGCTCTCCCGGTCGGCACGCTCCAGCACCGCCCACACCGCATCGGTGGGGGCGACGTTCCAGCTCGGCTCCAGTAGGTGCCCCGGGTCCGGGGGCGTGGCTCCGAAGAGGCCGGACAGGTCCTCGGGACTGCGGGTGGAAGCGTAGCGGCCGCACATACCGTCCACCCTGCCAGCTGAACCGGCTTCCCGCAGGCTACGCCGCGAAGTCCCCCGGGCCGGGATCGTCGTGGTGGTTCACCTGGTGGATGCGCAGCGCGAGTTGGAGCTCCAGAGCGCGTTCGGGGCTCTGCCAGTCGCGTCCGAGGAGGTGGGCTATGCGGTCCAGCCGCTGCACCACCGTGTTGACGTGCACGTGGAGCGCCGCGGCGGCCCGGGACTGGCTCGTGCCCGCGTCGAAGTAGGCCCGGAGGGTGTGCGTGAGGTCGGTGCCGCGCTTCGCGTCGTAGGCGAGTACGGGGCCCAGGGTCTGGCGTACGTAGCCGCCGAGGTCGGTCTGGTCGCCGAGGAGCACGCCGAGGAAGCCCAGGTCGTGGAGGGCGGCACCGGTGCCGTCGCGGCCCAGGGCGCGCAGTGCGGTCCGGCAGCGGCGGGCCTCGGCGCAGGCGTCGGCGAAGGCCGCGGGACCGGTGACCGGTCCGGCGGCTCCGACGGTGACGGGACCGGCGAGGGCCTGGCGCAGCTCGCTCGCGAGGCTCGCGGCGGCGGGGCCGGCCGCCTCGGCGGGGCAGACCAGGACCACGTCCTCGTGGTGCAGCCCGGCCAGTCCCCTGCGCGCGTGGGCGATGCGGGCGGCTGCGGCCAGCAGCCGGGTCCGGGGTGCGGCACCGGTGTGCAGGACGAACACCGCGTGCGGGTGGCCGAGGTCCACACCGAGCCGGCGGGCCCGCGCGGCCAGCCCGGCCGGGTCCGCGGCCCTGGTGAGGAGGTCGCCCAGCAGTTCGCCCCGTACCCGGTCCTCGGTCTCGGCGACCGAGCGGCGCAGGAGCAGCAGCAGGGCGGTGACGAGGCTGGCGCGCTCGAAGAGGCGACGGTCGGCGTCGCCGAGGTCGGCGCGGCCGGTCAGGGCGATGCTGCCGAGCAGTTCGTGCCCGGCGAGTACCGCGCAGACCCAGGTCCCGTTGACGGAGACCGCGCGTCCGTCGGCCCGGGAGGCGGCGACGGCCCCGGCGGACGGGGGCCCGGCTTCGGTGCCCGACCTGGCCAGTTCGGCGCCCTCGGCGTCGTGGATGAGGGTGCCGCCCTGGAGGACGGCGCCGATGGCGGTGGCCACCTCGCCGACATCGCCGCCGCGCAGCACCAGGTCGGTGAGCCGGTCGTGCGCGTCCTCGGCGCGGCGCATGGCCTCGCTGTGCGCCTCGATGGTCCGCGAGGCCTCGTTGAGGTCGACGAGTGCGGTGCGCGTCTCGTCCAGCAGGCGGGCGCCGTCGATGGCGATCGCGGCGTGGTCGGCCAGGGAGGACAGCAGGGCGACCTCGTCCGGTGTGAAGGTACGGGCCGTGCGGTCCGCCGCGTAGAGGACGCCGATCACCCGGGTGCCCAGGCGCAGCGGTACGCCGAGGATGGCCCGGAGGCCCTCCTCCGTGACGGCGCCGTCGATCGTGGCGGTGTGCCTGAAGCGCCGGTCGTCGCGGTAGTCGCCGGTGGAGTACGGGCGCGCCGTCTCCGCGACCAGTCCGCCCAGCCCCTCCCCCATGCCGAGGCGCACCTGCTGGAACGCGGCGGAGACCGATCCGTCGGTGACCCTCATGTACGTGTCGCCGGCCTCCTCGTCGTTGAGGGACAGGTACGTCACGTCCGTACCGAGGAGCAGCTTGGCCCGGTGGACGATCGCCTCGAGCACGGCGTCCGGCTCCCTGAGCCGGGCGAGGTCGCCGGCGGTGTCGAAGAGGGCCGCGAGTTCGGCCTCGCGGCGGCGGTGCTGGCCGAGGGTGCGGCGGATGCGCAGGGCGATCCGGGTCCCGTCCGCGACCACCGCGGCTTCGGCGTCGGAGAGTTCGGCGTCGGGGGGCGGGGTGAACTGCTCGGCGGGGGCGCCGCGGTCCAGCAGGTCGAGGAGGTCGCGGAGCTGCCGCAGCGCGCCGGTGCCGGTTCCGGGCCTGGTGCCGCTGACGGAGCCGGAGCCCCTCCCGGTCGTCCCGCTGTCTTCGGTGATGGGCATCGGGCGCTCTCCGAGGTGCTGGACGAGGACGGGGGCGGCACCGGCCGGCCGGGCCGGGCCGTCGGGCCGGGTACCGCCCTCGACCGGCCGGTCAGTTGTCGGCCGGCACCGGGTCGTGTCCGGCCTGCCGGGCGGCGGGAACGGCGTTGCGCGCCGGGGTGTGCTCCCGGGCCAGGCTACGCCCGCGGGTCTCCTTGGCCACCAGGACGGTCAGCGTGGTGACCGCTGCCGCCGCGGCGAGATAGACGGAAACGGGCAGCGAGGAGTCGTAGTCGCGCAGCAGGGCCACGGCGATGATCGGGGCGAGCGCTCCGCCGATGATGGAGGCCAGCTGGGAGCCCATCGAGGCGCCGGAGTAGCGCACCTTGGTGTCGAACATCTCGGAGATGAAGGCCGCCTGCGGGCCGTACATGGCGCCGTGCAGGAGCAGTCCGACGGTCACCGCGGCGGCGATCACCGGGAAGGACTTGGAGTCCAGCAGCGCGAAGAAGGCGAACGCCCAGCCGATCATGCCCACCGAGCCGATCAGCGTGACGGTACGGCGGCCGATGCGGTCGGACAGCGCGCCCCAGGCCGGGATGGTCACGAAGTGGACGGCGGAGCCGATCAGCACGGCGTTCAGGCCGTCGCTCTTGGGCAGCCCGAGGTGGCTGGTGACGTAGACGAGCAGGAAGGCGGTGATGACGTAGTAGGAGATGTTCTCTCCGAGGCGGGTGCCGATGGCGGTCAGGACTCCGCGCCAGTTCGTCCGGAACACCTCGGCCACGGGCGGCTTCGCCCTGACCCCGGCCGCGGCCTGCTCCGCCGCCCTGGCCTGCGCCTCCAGGAAGACCGGGGACTCCGAGACGGACACCCGGATCCACAGGCCGATCATCACCAGCACGCCGGAGAGCAGGAACGGGATCCGCCAGCCCCAGGCGAGGAAGGCCTCGTCGGACTGTACGGCGGCCAGTACGGCGAGTACGCCGGTGGCCAGCAGATTGCCTCCGGGTGCGCCGGCCTGGGGCCAGGAGGCCCAGAAGCCGCGGCTCCTGTCGTCCCCGTGCTCGGAGACGAGCAGCACGGCACCACCCCACTCACCGCCGAGCGCGAACCCCTGGATCAGGCGCAGGAGGGTGAGGAGGACGGGGGCGCCGACGCCGATGGTGGCGTGGGTGGGAAGCAGCCCCATGGCGAAGGTGGCCCCGCCCATGAGCAGCAGGCTGAGGACGAGGAGCTGCTTGCGGCCGATCCTGTCCCCGTAGTGCCCGAAGACCAGCCCGCCGAGCGGGCGGGCCGCGAAGCCGATCGCGTAGGTGAGGAAGGCGAGGAGGGTCCCGACCAGGGGCTCACTGCCGGGAAAGAACAGCTCGTTGAACACCAGCGCGGCGGCCGAACCGTAGAGGAAGAAGTCGTACCACTCGATGGTGGTCCCGATGAGGCTGGCGGCGACGATTCTCCGGATGCCGGACGGGGCCGGTGCGGCGGCCGTTGCAGGGGAGGTCATGTGCACCACTTCCGGGGGTCTGCGGGGACGTTCCGTGTGGCCACACCGTAGAAGCCCGCAGGTCGGCGGCGTATGTGGCGGACCATCACATTCGGTCACCCTCCTGTGTACCTGGCCACCACACCCCCGACGAGGGGGCCACGGGGCCGCACCGTCGTCGCCGCTGATGACCAGCGCTCGGCCGGCGTGGGCAGCGGTTCAGGAGCCGGGATCGGGTGCCTGCGTAGCCAATGCAGTTGCCTTTGCCTGACGATCAGCTTCCGCGACGCGTGAGGCTGTGCTCGTTCTAGGCTCAGCGCATGAAGATCACTGTGCGGTCGGCCGCCGAGGTGGACCTGCCGGCGCTGCTGGCTCTCTACAGCGAGTTGAACCCCGACGACGCTCCGCTGCCCGAGGCATCCGCAGGCGCCATCTGGGCAGCCATGTCAAGGCAGCAGGGCCGGACGATCCTGGTGGCTGAAGCGGGCGGCGCCGTGGCAGGGACTGCGGACTGCATCGTCATGCCGAACCTCACGCGCGGCGGTCGGGCCATCTTGTTCGTGGAAAACGTCGTAGTGGCCGCCTCCTTCCAGCGGCAGGGTGTCGGCCGTCAGCTGATGGAGGCTGTTGTCCGACTGGGTGAGTCGGTCGGCTGTTACAAGGTCCAGCTACTGGCGGCAGATGACGCGTACGTTCACACCTTCTACGAAGCATGTGGTTTCAAAGCCCTGGCAGAGGGTTTCCGCCGCTACATCCGATAGGGGCTTCGCCGCTGGACGAGACCTGCCGAGGTGGGGCCGGGATCGTGCTGTCTGCGCGTGCTCCGGACGCGGGCCACGTTCATCCGGCCC is drawn from Streptomyces sp. NBC_01232 and contains these coding sequences:
- a CDS encoding endonuclease/exonuclease/phosphatase family protein, whose product is MTAGLLVFHSAVPNAAGRPGSALETFLPWLGLAVPVLVVAALVRRSVTALVAVLLPAVAWAGLFGGLLLPADGGPHDLMALQHNVSDENPDPTGTARALAGAGPDLIALEELTPSALPAYEAALAPAYPYHAVEGTVGLWSKHPLTDVRRVDIKPRSIGEGWNRGLRCGVRTPRGEIAVYVAHLPSVRMRANGFGSGPRDESARLLGAAVAAEEVDRVILLGDLNGTVDDRGLAPLASRLSAPRRGLALSWPAAVPVARIDQVLTRSATAAEVWTLPATGSDHLPVAARIRLDAS
- a CDS encoding ATP-grasp domain-containing protein; translation: MGEARIAVVTSAGGAGQDADLPLILTALQGAGLSAQAVAWDADEPEWDGYDLAVIRSTWDYVDRLAEFLAWADATAEVTRLRNPAPLVRWNSDKRYLLELAGRGVHVVPTRFLEPGGSCDAADFEGPHGVVVKPAVSSGARDTARYEPGRRADAEHHARMLLDQGRTAMVQPYLPLVEEGERALVFFGGTFSHAIRKRPLLTEAGLIDNFRVPHPGAVPYEPSEAELRTARAALDAVPDPGDLLFARVDLALNEDREPVVMELELIEPNLFLCINPQGLEHFARAVTTALA
- a CDS encoding helix-turn-helix transcriptional regulator, which gives rise to MVRPTRVTNTIRALRFANGEMTQAELARRIGVTRQTVIAIEQGRYSPSLEKAFEIARVFSVPLDSVFQYTTTEGDDS
- a CDS encoding GNAT family N-acetyltransferase; translated protein: MKITVRSAAEVDLPALLALYSELNPDDAPLPEASAGAIWAAMSRQQGRTILVAEAGGAVAGTADCIVMPNLTRGGRAILFVENVVVAASFQRQGVGRQLMEAVVRLGESVGCYKVQLLAADDAYVHTFYEACGFKALAEGFRRYIR
- a CDS encoding NAD(P)-dependent alcohol dehydrogenase, whose translation is MKAIVQDVYGPPSVLRMEEVDRPAPGRGEVLVRVRAAAVDQGVWHLMAGMPYAVRAVTGLRRPRTRVRGMDVAGVVEAVGADVTRFRPGDEVYGNCSGSFAEYACAKESTLAPKPPGLSFEQAATVPVSGCTALNAVRDSGRVTPGQSVLILGASGGVGSFAVQVAKAYGARVTGVCSAGKADLVRSLGADEVLDYAQEDPVNGSRRYDVILDIAGNRPLTRLRRALTPRGTLVIVGGEGGGNWIGGNERQLGALLLSPFVGHRLRPLGTVVRHHDLEALTELIEAGSVTPAIDRTYPLAEVPDAIRYLRDGHVRGKIAIRL
- a CDS encoding SOS response-associated peptidase; the protein is MCGRYASTRSPEDLSGLFGATPPDPGHLLEPSWNVAPTDAVWAVLERADRESGLLERRLRPLRWGLVPSWSKSLSGGAKMINARVETVHEKPAYRRAFAKRRCLLPADGFYEWEPVPASGSAKAYKQPYFIRPEDGEVMAMAGLYEFWRDPAVTDDDDPAAWWATCTIITTEATDAAGRVHPRMPLALTPADYEAWLDPSHQDPGELRALLAAPAGGRLDVRAVSTAVNNVRNNGPELLDAPSA
- a CDS encoding MFS transporter; translation: MTSPATAAAPAPSGIRRIVAASLIGTTIEWYDFFLYGSAAALVFNELFFPGSEPLVGTLLAFLTYAIGFAARPLGGLVFGHYGDRIGRKQLLVLSLLLMGGATFAMGLLPTHATIGVGAPVLLTLLRLIQGFALGGEWGGAVLLVSEHGDDRSRGFWASWPQAGAPGGNLLATGVLAVLAAVQSDEAFLAWGWRIPFLLSGVLVMIGLWIRVSVSESPVFLEAQARAAEQAAAGVRAKPPVAEVFRTNWRGVLTAIGTRLGENISYYVITAFLLVYVTSHLGLPKSDGLNAVLIGSAVHFVTIPAWGALSDRIGRRTVTLIGSVGMIGWAFAFFALLDSKSFPVIAAAVTVGLLLHGAMYGPQAAFISEMFDTKVRYSGASMGSQLASIIGGALAPIIAVALLRDYDSSLPVSVYLAAAAAVTTLTVLVAKETRGRSLAREHTPARNAVPAARQAGHDPVPADN
- a CDS encoding helix-turn-helix domain-containing protein; translated protein: MPITEDSGTTGRGSGSVSGTRPGTGTGALRQLRDLLDLLDRGAPAEQFTPPPDAELSDAEAAVVADGTRIALRIRRTLGQHRRREAELAALFDTAGDLARLREPDAVLEAIVHRAKLLLGTDVTYLSLNDEEAGDTYMRVTDGSVSAAFQQVRLGMGEGLGGLVAETARPYSTGDYRDDRRFRHTATIDGAVTEEGLRAILGVPLRLGTRVIGVLYAADRTARTFTPDEVALLSSLADHAAIAIDGARLLDETRTALVDLNEASRTIEAHSEAMRRAEDAHDRLTDLVLRGGDVGEVATAIGAVLQGGTLIHDAEGAELARSGTEAGPPSAGAVAASRADGRAVSVNGTWVCAVLAGHELLGSIALTGRADLGDADRRLFERASLVTALLLLLRRSVAETEDRVRGELLGDLLTRAADPAGLAARARRLGVDLGHPHAVFVLHTGAAPRTRLLAAAARIAHARRGLAGLHHEDVVLVCPAEAAGPAAASLASELRQALAGPVTVGAAGPVTGPAAFADACAEARRCRTALRALGRDGTGAALHDLGFLGVLLGDQTDLGGYVRQTLGPVLAYDAKRGTDLTHTLRAYFDAGTSQSRAAAALHVHVNTVVQRLDRIAHLLGRDWQSPERALELQLALRIHQVNHHDDPGPGDFAA